From Rudanella lutea DSM 19387, a single genomic window includes:
- a CDS encoding site-2 protease family protein translates to MRKYLIHGGLFLVTLITTTLAGAEWMFGRSFIPTSWLTDDPALIKKVIPMGWSEFWAGLHYSVPFLAILTVHEFGHYFTAKANRVRVTLPYYIPLWFGSTGIGTLGAFIRIQDYINSRRKYFDIGIAGPLAGFVLALIVLWYGFTNLPDPSYIFTIHPEYKKYGMYFGQYVYKNLPEGGAIGFGDNLLFWFFKTYVADPARLPHPYEMIHYPYLLAGYLALFFTSLNLIPIGQLDGGHVLYALIGRDRFRWVAPVLFVGFAFYAGLGWFRVEEFDVVQDGAFYDKLLNLGLYVFFLFICFSRLSENRTNAWILALSVVVTQLALSWAVPTLEGYPGFFAFILILGRFLGVYHPETELQEPLDTKRKVLGWLALIVFVISFSPKPFIFL, encoded by the coding sequence CGTGGCTGACCGACGATCCCGCGCTGATAAAAAAAGTGATTCCCATGGGCTGGTCTGAGTTTTGGGCAGGTCTGCACTACTCGGTTCCGTTTCTGGCTATTCTGACAGTACACGAGTTTGGCCATTATTTCACGGCCAAAGCCAACCGGGTACGGGTTACCCTGCCGTACTATATTCCGCTTTGGTTTGGCAGTACGGGCATTGGCACGCTGGGAGCGTTTATCCGAATTCAGGACTATATCAACAGCCGCCGTAAATACTTTGATATTGGTATTGCGGGGCCATTGGCGGGGTTTGTGCTGGCCCTGATTGTGCTCTGGTACGGCTTTACGAACCTGCCCGACCCCTCGTATATTTTCACTATTCACCCCGAATACAAGAAGTACGGCATGTATTTCGGGCAGTACGTGTACAAAAACCTGCCCGAAGGGGGCGCTATCGGCTTTGGCGATAACCTGCTGTTCTGGTTCTTCAAAACCTACGTGGCCGACCCCGCCCGGTTGCCGCACCCCTACGAGATGATTCATTATCCGTACCTGCTGGCGGGGTATCTGGCCTTGTTTTTTACATCGCTCAACCTGATTCCGATTGGCCAGCTCGACGGGGGGCATGTGCTCTACGCCCTCATCGGGCGCGACCGGTTTCGGTGGGTGGCTCCGGTTTTGTTTGTGGGCTTCGCCTTTTATGCGGGCTTGGGCTGGTTTCGGGTCGAGGAGTTCGATGTGGTGCAGGATGGTGCGTTTTACGACAAGCTGCTCAACCTGGGGCTGTATGTGTTTTTCCTGTTTATCTGTTTCTCCCGGCTGTCGGAAAATCGGACCAATGCCTGGATTCTGGCCTTGTCGGTGGTGGTAACGCAACTGGCCCTGTCGTGGGCCGTACCAACGCTTGAGGGCTACCCCGGCTTTTTTGCGTTTATTCTGATTCTGGGCCGCTTTTTGGGCGTTTATCACCCCGAAACCGAATTGCAGGAACCCCTCGATACCAAACGAAAAGTATTGGGTTGGCTGGCTCTGATTGTGTTTGTGATCAGCTTTAGCCCCAAGCCATTTATTTTTCTCTGA